The Candidatus Koribacter versatilis Ellin345 genome has a segment encoding these proteins:
- a CDS encoding TIGR03118 family protein — MSNPRRQLLWAAAALAVLTLPANAQHYTRTDLTTDAASVTTAPNIDANLVNAWGLSRSSGSPWWVSDNGTGLSTLYDGAGVPQSLVVKIPPPGGSTSPATPTGTVYNYTTSFAVGGKPAVFLFVTEDGTISGWNPTVNLTNAIIAVDRSKSAIYKGCAIAQTAWGPRFYATNFKSGRIEIFDGSFHRLSTDHHAFRDERLRDDFVPFNVQNVGGNLVVTFAHREEGSHDEDHGPGVGYVDIFDVYGNLIQRLQHGKFLNAPWGIAATPADFGAFSHRLLIGNFGDGKINVFDPITGKFQGQLLDASGAPIAIDGLWALSFGNGSKAGNANDLYFTAGPNDEGDGILGKLSAVGTEQRGNTE, encoded by the coding sequence ATGTCCAATCCGCGCAGGCAACTCCTCTGGGCTGCAGCAGCCCTTGCCGTGCTCACCCTCCCCGCCAATGCGCAGCACTACACGCGCACCGATCTCACCACCGACGCCGCCAGCGTCACCACCGCACCAAACATTGACGCGAACCTTGTCAACGCATGGGGCCTCTCGCGCTCGTCCGGAAGCCCCTGGTGGGTCTCCGATAACGGCACTGGCCTTTCCACCCTGTATGACGGCGCCGGCGTTCCACAATCGCTGGTCGTCAAGATTCCCCCTCCTGGAGGCTCCACAAGTCCCGCTACACCCACCGGCACCGTATACAACTACACCACCTCGTTCGCCGTGGGTGGTAAGCCGGCGGTCTTTCTCTTCGTTACCGAAGACGGCACCATCTCGGGATGGAACCCCACGGTGAACTTGACCAACGCGATCATCGCAGTAGATCGCTCCAAGAGCGCCATCTACAAAGGCTGCGCGATTGCCCAGACCGCATGGGGCCCACGTTTTTACGCGACGAATTTCAAGAGCGGTCGCATCGAAATCTTCGACGGCAGCTTCCATCGCCTTTCCACCGATCATCATGCCTTCCGCGATGAACGCCTTCGGGACGATTTCGTTCCCTTCAATGTCCAGAACGTCGGCGGCAATCTGGTTGTCACGTTCGCGCACCGCGAAGAGGGAAGCCACGATGAAGATCACGGCCCCGGAGTGGGATACGTGGACATCTTCGACGTCTACGGCAATCTCATCCAGCGCTTGCAGCACGGCAAATTCTTGAACGCTCCCTGGGGCATCGCTGCGACGCCAGCCGATTTCGGCGCCTTCAGCCATCGCCTCCTCATCGGCAACTTCGGCGACGGCAAGATCAATGTCTTTGATCCCATCACTGGCAAGTTCCAGGGCCAATTGCTCGATGCCTCCGGTGCTCCGATCGCCATTGACGGACTCTGGGCACTGAGCTTCGGCAACGGCTCCAAAGCCGGCAACGCCAACGACCTCTACTTCACCGCGGGACCGAACGACGAGGGCGACGGCATCCTAGGCAAACTAAGCGCCGTAGGCACCGAACAGCGCGGCAATACCGAATAG
- a CDS encoding sialidase family protein → MKKLICAVFASLMFVAAGYPQEPIADVEHEDTEATPQQRQQWFYGQRAYPFKVTPAGAHRRAFGEATQMRIDEEAVRANAPAGGKTNTLNPWTMIGPKPSNQGGYGVTSGRITAVAVDQTTSGASTVLYIGGAEGGIWKSSDNGSTWTAQSDSQPTLAIGSIAIDPNNHSIIYAGTGEENFSGDSYYGGGVLKSTNGGSTWTMLGASYFGGPIGSGSYYGGSFIGAIAVQPGVSSGTPIVLAGSEFSSNASSGVWRSTDGGTTWARVFPTTAQLYSHVTSVVWVSKTKAYAAVSNVFGASSVPVGVYVSSDSGATWGPANGVSGQALPDGTTTAGRFTLAVSPSTPATMYVSVSDYNTSGLYGMYFTTDSGGHWNPLKSPLNAVGTTNDFCGPQCWYDMPLAVHPTHPGTLYAGGNFNYGAGNGGVYVSLNATNGATATWSTPNPGTNSVTMHPDFHAFAFSADGNTLYIGEDGGLWRGTPTNSATMAWTDLNTNLAITEFYPGLAIYKGSKNTALNGTQDNGAQLYTGSLQWTVVTCGDGAWAAIDPTTANNLYAGCTSANFEGVIRSLDGGGSWASLGTGINNFENVAFIPPMIMDPKSSTTLYYGTDHLYKMVNSSQPSPFPTWSYVNASALTSGYLSTIAVSAVNGAYFFVGDSTGAAQFSINSGASWTAFTGLPGRFVSMVQADPHTATIAYVTVSGFSGFNGDTKGHVFKCLTTTSACTDMSGNLPNTPANDIVIDPDLANTFYVATDVGVFTSTNNGTTWSTSGTGLPNVAVVGLKLHESSRTLRAATHGRSTWDLSVPTSTVTPAAMTSPANGATMTGASATFNWSAGTGATQYSLYIGNTSGAHDIAFVSTTSLSATVNTLPTNGEKFFVSLYSYIGGKWYYNAYSYYASGTGAAATMSTPTPGTKLSSASQTFTWTKGTGINSYSLYIGTKAGLHDIDFLNTSNTSASFSNLPTNGGTFYVTLYSLNGKTWLSHPYTYVASGSGTAATMSTPTPGSTLPGASVTFNWTTGSGVTSYSLYIGTTAGAHNLDFINTTSTSASVTNLPTNGSTVYVTLYSLIGGVWHSNAYTYKAQ, encoded by the coding sequence ATGAAAAAGCTCATTTGCGCAGTTTTCGCGTCTCTCATGTTCGTTGCCGCTGGCTATCCACAGGAACCGATTGCGGACGTGGAGCACGAAGATACCGAAGCCACCCCGCAGCAGCGTCAGCAGTGGTTCTACGGTCAGCGCGCCTATCCGTTCAAGGTCACGCCCGCCGGCGCCCATCGCCGCGCCTTTGGCGAAGCCACGCAAATGCGCATCGATGAAGAAGCGGTTCGCGCCAACGCTCCTGCTGGTGGCAAAACCAACACGCTGAATCCCTGGACCATGATTGGTCCCAAGCCGTCGAACCAGGGCGGCTACGGCGTGACCTCGGGTCGCATCACCGCAGTTGCGGTGGACCAGACGACTTCCGGCGCGAGCACCGTGCTCTACATCGGCGGTGCGGAAGGCGGTATCTGGAAGAGCAGCGACAACGGCTCAACCTGGACCGCGCAGAGCGACAGCCAGCCTACGCTTGCTATCGGTTCGATCGCGATTGATCCAAACAATCACAGCATCATCTATGCCGGCACCGGCGAAGAGAACTTCAGTGGCGACTCCTACTACGGCGGCGGAGTGCTCAAGTCCACGAACGGTGGCTCGACCTGGACAATGCTGGGCGCCTCCTATTTCGGAGGCCCGATCGGATCCGGTTCCTATTACGGCGGCAGCTTCATCGGCGCGATCGCCGTCCAGCCAGGAGTTTCTTCGGGAACGCCTATCGTTCTCGCTGGCTCAGAATTCTCCAGCAACGCTAGTTCTGGTGTCTGGCGCTCCACGGATGGCGGCACAACCTGGGCACGTGTATTCCCGACGACTGCACAGCTCTATTCGCACGTGACGTCGGTTGTTTGGGTCAGCAAGACTAAGGCATACGCCGCCGTCAGCAACGTCTTCGGTGCTTCTAGTGTGCCAGTCGGCGTGTACGTTTCAAGCGACAGTGGTGCTACATGGGGCCCCGCGAATGGCGTCTCTGGACAGGCATTGCCGGATGGCACCACAACAGCAGGTCGCTTCACCCTCGCCGTATCTCCTTCAACGCCGGCGACAATGTATGTTTCCGTCAGCGATTACAACACCAGCGGCCTCTACGGAATGTACTTCACCACTGACAGCGGCGGACATTGGAATCCGCTTAAGTCACCTCTGAATGCGGTTGGCACCACCAACGATTTCTGCGGTCCGCAGTGTTGGTACGACATGCCACTTGCCGTCCACCCGACTCATCCCGGCACTCTCTACGCTGGCGGAAATTTCAACTATGGCGCGGGCAACGGCGGAGTTTACGTCAGTCTCAACGCCACCAATGGCGCTACCGCGACCTGGTCTACCCCGAACCCTGGCACCAACAGCGTGACCATGCACCCGGATTTCCACGCCTTCGCCTTTTCTGCAGACGGCAACACACTGTACATCGGTGAAGATGGCGGCCTCTGGCGCGGTACGCCAACCAACAGTGCCACCATGGCGTGGACCGATCTCAACACTAATCTTGCGATCACCGAGTTCTACCCCGGCCTCGCGATCTACAAAGGCAGCAAAAACACCGCGCTCAACGGGACGCAGGACAATGGCGCCCAACTCTACACCGGCTCGCTGCAGTGGACGGTCGTCACCTGCGGTGACGGCGCTTGGGCGGCGATCGATCCAACGACCGCCAATAATCTCTACGCCGGTTGCACCTCAGCGAATTTTGAGGGTGTCATTCGCTCGCTCGACGGGGGCGGCAGTTGGGCCAGCCTCGGCACGGGCATCAACAATTTCGAGAATGTCGCGTTCATCCCACCGATGATCATGGATCCCAAAAGCTCAACCACCCTGTATTACGGGACCGATCACCTCTACAAGATGGTCAACTCTTCGCAGCCAAGCCCGTTCCCAACTTGGTCGTACGTAAATGCTTCCGCTCTCACAAGCGGCTATCTCTCAACGATTGCCGTCAGCGCGGTGAACGGTGCGTACTTCTTCGTCGGTGACAGTACTGGCGCGGCGCAATTCTCAATCAATTCCGGCGCTAGTTGGACAGCTTTCACCGGACTCCCAGGGCGCTTTGTCAGCATGGTTCAAGCCGATCCGCACACTGCCACCATCGCTTACGTCACGGTCTCCGGTTTCAGCGGCTTTAACGGCGACACCAAGGGCCACGTCTTCAAATGCCTCACGACGACTAGCGCTTGCACCGACATGAGCGGCAATCTGCCGAACACGCCCGCCAACGACATCGTCATCGATCCCGATCTTGCCAACACCTTCTATGTCGCGACCGACGTCGGCGTCTTCACCAGCACCAACAACGGCACGACTTGGTCCACCTCAGGAACTGGCTTGCCGAACGTCGCGGTCGTCGGACTGAAACTGCACGAAAGCTCCCGCACATTGCGCGCTGCTACCCATGGCCGCAGCACATGGGACCTCTCAGTGCCCACCTCCACCGTAACGCCTGCCGCCATGACCAGCCCGGCGAACGGCGCGACGATGACCGGCGCGAGCGCTACCTTCAACTGGAGCGCAGGCACGGGAGCGACGCAGTACTCGCTCTATATCGGAAACACCTCGGGCGCGCATGACATCGCTTTTGTCAGCACGACTTCGCTCTCGGCGACCGTCAACACGCTCCCAACCAACGGCGAGAAGTTCTTCGTCAGCTTGTACTCGTACATCGGAGGGAAGTGGTACTACAACGCGTACTCCTACTACGCCTCCGGCACCGGCGCAGCCGCGACGATGAGTACACCTACGCCCGGCACGAAGTTGAGCAGCGCCAGCCAGACCTTCACCTGGACCAAGGGCACCGGCATCAACTCGTACTCGCTCTACATCGGTACGAAAGCCGGCCTGCACGACATCGATTTCCTGAACACGAGCAACACGTCAGCCAGCTTCAGCAATCTGCCGACGAACGGCGGGACGTTCTACGTCACGCTCTACTCGCTGAACGGGAAGACCTGGCTCTCGCACCCATACACCTACGTCGCTTCCGGTTCGGGCACGGCCGCAACCATGTCCACCCCGACGCCCGGCAGCACCTTGCCCGGCGCCAGTGTCACCTTCAATTGGACAACTGGTTCGGGCGTGACATCGTACTCGCTGTACATTGGTACGACGGCGGGCGCGCACAACCTCGACTTCATCAACACCACCTCAACTTCTGCCAGTGTCACGAATCTTCCAACCAACGGATCCACCGTGTACGTCACCCTGTACTCGTTGATCGGCGGGGTGTGGCACTCCAACGCCTACACCTACAAAGCGCAGTAG
- a CDS encoding L,D-transpeptidase family protein, producing MPLRRRFTAFVYLLMFGLLLPHVAHAQKKPASAKPAGSPALQSAIRAGQLPDMRWPNFSDYRVQIDNFYKASNYSLAWIEAGTPTDHARQMIAILSAADSQGLNAEDYDGLRWPDRISKLAAAHAPEDEDVFDLALTVSTMRYISDMHIGRINPTHFQFGLDVEHKKLDLPSFVRNMLSSPDDLTHTIAKVGPPFAGYEATRQAMLQYTQLAKQPDTEKLPLPVGVVYQGGYYDHMPALAKRLQQLGDLDPKVIILADAIKYDDPLMGGVAHFQSRHGLPNDGNLTSDTIDALNIPIADRLEQLKLALERYRWIRYQFTSPPVVVNVPEFKLFGYDGSGTQILSMGVNVGDAFDFQTPIFEGDIRYIVFRPYWYVTPTIQRDEMVPSVEEDRTYLEQNEMEVVDKDGKVIASGAISDAVLKHLKNGSYSIRQRPGADNALGLVKIIFPNSHNVYLHDTPEFKTMFSKAPRALSHGCIHLEKPADLAYWLLRDKTDWSLDKVKEAMQHGRDNSSVTLTKPVPILILYVTARAQTNGTVQFFKDIYGHDVELKAALAKGYPYP from the coding sequence TTGCCACTACGTCGCCGATTCACGGCCTTCGTGTACCTGCTGATGTTTGGCCTGCTCCTCCCGCACGTCGCGCACGCGCAGAAGAAGCCTGCATCCGCGAAGCCCGCTGGATCCCCCGCTCTCCAATCTGCCATTCGCGCCGGACAGCTCCCCGACATGCGTTGGCCCAACTTCTCCGACTATCGCGTCCAGATCGATAACTTCTACAAGGCGTCGAACTACTCTCTCGCGTGGATTGAAGCTGGCACGCCGACCGACCACGCCCGCCAGATGATCGCGATCCTCAGCGCTGCCGACTCACAAGGTCTCAACGCCGAAGATTACGACGGACTCCGCTGGCCTGACCGCATCTCGAAGCTCGCTGCTGCACACGCGCCTGAAGACGAGGACGTCTTCGATCTCGCGCTCACCGTCAGCACCATGCGTTACATATCCGACATGCATATCGGCCGCATCAATCCCACCCACTTCCAGTTCGGCCTCGATGTGGAACACAAGAAGCTCGATCTCCCCAGCTTCGTACGCAACATGCTCAGTTCACCTGACGACCTCACGCACACAATCGCCAAGGTAGGCCCACCGTTCGCCGGATACGAAGCCACCCGCCAGGCCATGCTGCAGTACACCCAACTAGCCAAGCAGCCCGATACCGAGAAACTCCCGCTTCCGGTCGGCGTGGTGTACCAGGGCGGCTACTACGACCACATGCCCGCCCTCGCCAAGCGCCTCCAGCAACTTGGTGACCTCGATCCCAAAGTCATCATCCTGGCGGATGCGATCAAATACGACGACCCTCTCATGGGCGGCGTCGCGCACTTCCAGTCGCGTCACGGCCTGCCCAATGACGGCAATCTCACCTCCGACACGATCGATGCGCTGAACATACCCATCGCCGATCGCCTCGAGCAGCTAAAGCTCGCGCTCGAGCGCTATCGCTGGATCCGCTATCAATTCACTTCACCTCCTGTCGTGGTCAACGTGCCGGAGTTCAAGCTCTTCGGCTATGACGGAAGCGGCACGCAGATCCTATCCATGGGGGTGAATGTTGGCGACGCCTTCGATTTTCAGACGCCTATCTTCGAAGGTGACATCCGCTATATCGTCTTCCGGCCCTATTGGTACGTGACGCCCACGATCCAGCGCGACGAGATGGTGCCCTCTGTCGAAGAAGACCGCACCTATCTCGAACAGAATGAAATGGAGGTCGTGGATAAGGACGGCAAGGTCATCGCCTCCGGCGCAATCTCAGACGCAGTGCTCAAGCACCTGAAGAACGGCTCGTATTCGATCCGTCAGCGTCCAGGCGCGGACAATGCGCTCGGCCTCGTGAAGATCATCTTTCCTAACTCGCATAACGTTTATCTGCACGACACGCCTGAGTTCAAGACCATGTTCTCGAAGGCACCGCGTGCATTGAGCCACGGATGCATCCACCTCGAAAAGCCCGCCGATCTCGCCTACTGGCTCTTGCGCGACAAGACCGATTGGTCGCTGGACAAAGTGAAAGAAGCCATGCAGCACGGACGCGACAACTCCAGCGTGACCCTTACTAAGCCCGTGCCGATCCTCATCCTCTACGTAACCGCCCGCGCCCAGACCAATGGCACTGTCCAGTTCTTTAAAGATATCTACGGCCACGACGTCGAACTCAAAGCTGCGCTGGCGAAGGGCTATCCGTATCCGTAG